A stretch of Microbacterium sp. 4R-513 DNA encodes these proteins:
- a CDS encoding SDR family NAD(P)-dependent oxidoreductase, with protein sequence MKISGKTFVVTGAGNGIGREMTLQLLAAGASVAGVDLNEAGLQKTAELADAGSRFTAHVVNITDRNAVEALPAQVEASQGPADAVINVAGVIQKFVKVADLPYAEIEKVMNVNFWGTMNMVKAFLPVLTSRPEAALVNVASMGAYAPVPGQAVYGASKAAVKVLTEALYAELLDTSVAVTVIFPGAIGTDIAANSGVALSDGSQDAPAYKTTPPSAAAAVIVDAVIKGRYRATIGGDAAAMDKLSRLSPKRATTLIAKQMGALLN encoded by the coding sequence ATGAAGATCTCGGGCAAGACGTTCGTCGTCACCGGCGCCGGTAACGGCATCGGCCGCGAGATGACGCTTCAGCTCCTCGCCGCCGGGGCTTCGGTGGCCGGCGTCGACCTCAATGAAGCCGGACTTCAGAAGACCGCAGAGCTCGCCGATGCCGGCTCCCGCTTCACGGCGCATGTCGTGAACATCACCGATCGGAACGCCGTGGAGGCACTGCCGGCGCAGGTCGAGGCGTCTCAAGGCCCCGCCGACGCCGTGATCAATGTCGCCGGGGTGATCCAGAAGTTCGTGAAGGTCGCCGATCTGCCCTACGCGGAGATCGAGAAGGTCATGAACGTGAACTTCTGGGGCACCATGAACATGGTCAAGGCGTTCCTGCCGGTGCTGACCTCGCGTCCTGAAGCCGCTCTCGTGAATGTCGCCAGCATGGGCGCCTACGCACCGGTGCCCGGCCAGGCCGTCTACGGCGCATCCAAGGCTGCCGTGAAGGTGCTCACCGAGGCGCTGTACGCCGAGCTTCTCGACACGTCCGTCGCGGTGACGGTGATCTTCCCGGGCGCGATCGGCACAGATATCGCGGCGAACTCGGGCGTTGCGCTGTCGGACGGGTCGCAGGACGCGCCCGCGTACAAGACGACCCCGCCTTCCGCTGCGGCGGCAGTCATCGTCGACGCCGTGATCAAGGGCAGGTACCGCGCGACCATCGGGGGCGACGCGGCGGCGATGGACAAGCTCTCGCGCCTCAGCCCCAAGCGGGCCACCACGCTCATCGCCAAGCAGATGGGCGCTCTGCTCAACTGA
- a CDS encoding family 1 glycosylhydrolase → MTSFPDGFLWGAATAGHQIEGNNVNSDWWAREQMMPGMELSGDAVDSYHRYREDIQLLADAGLTSYRFSLEWSRIEPVRGHFSKAELAHYRRMIDFCLERGVTPVVTLQHFTTPQWFAALGGWDGPESQELFCAFVEQACTILDGVEWVVTMNEPNMQAAIMTAMRHLAASGGEWTSPTVEAEGDQEKKQTHSEFLTYADPEIGRLFTRIHHAAREIVRDRTGAKVGWTIAAGALTAAPGGEEKLLQIRYGKEDVYWEGSRGDDFVGVQAYSSQQVDANGLVPHPPHPDNTLVGTAFRPDSLALAVRHAWEVSEHTPILITENGIATADDTQRIRYTDEALRGLLGTIADGIDVRGYLHWSLLDNFEWGHWEPTFGLIAVDRDTFVRTPKPSLGWLGEVAQRNALSSEG, encoded by the coding sequence ATGACCAGCTTCCCCGACGGCTTCCTCTGGGGCGCGGCCACCGCCGGCCACCAGATCGAGGGCAACAACGTCAACAGCGACTGGTGGGCGCGCGAGCAGATGATGCCGGGCATGGAGCTGTCGGGCGACGCCGTCGACAGCTACCACCGCTACCGCGAGGACATCCAGCTGCTCGCCGATGCCGGTCTCACCTCGTACCGGTTCAGCCTGGAGTGGTCGCGCATCGAGCCGGTGCGCGGGCACTTCTCGAAGGCCGAGCTCGCTCACTACCGCCGGATGATCGACTTCTGCCTCGAGCGGGGTGTGACCCCGGTCGTCACGCTGCAGCACTTCACCACCCCGCAGTGGTTCGCCGCCCTCGGTGGGTGGGACGGCCCCGAGTCGCAGGAGCTTTTCTGCGCGTTCGTCGAGCAGGCCTGCACCATCCTCGACGGGGTCGAATGGGTTGTCACGATGAACGAGCCCAACATGCAGGCCGCGATCATGACCGCGATGCGACACCTCGCGGCCTCGGGCGGCGAGTGGACGAGCCCGACCGTCGAGGCCGAGGGCGACCAGGAGAAGAAGCAGACTCACAGCGAGTTCCTCACCTACGCCGACCCCGAGATCGGCCGTCTGTTCACGCGCATCCACCACGCCGCCCGTGAGATCGTCCGCGACCGCACCGGTGCGAAGGTCGGCTGGACCATCGCCGCCGGCGCCCTCACGGCAGCCCCGGGCGGGGAGGAGAAGCTTCTCCAGATCCGCTACGGCAAGGAGGACGTGTACTGGGAGGGCAGCCGCGGGGACGACTTCGTCGGCGTGCAGGCCTACAGCTCGCAGCAGGTCGACGCCAACGGGCTGGTCCCTCACCCGCCGCACCCCGACAACACCCTCGTCGGCACCGCCTTCCGTCCCGACTCGCTTGCGTTGGCCGTGCGCCACGCCTGGGAGGTCAGCGAGCACACGCCGATTCTCATCACCGAGAACGGCATTGCCACCGCTGACGACACCCAGCGCATCCGCTACACCGACGAGGCGCTCCGGGGCCTGCTGGGAACCATCGCCGACGGCATCGATGTGCGCGGGTATCTGCACTGGTCGCTGCTCGACAACTTCGAGTGGGGCCACTGGGAGCCGACCTTCGGACTCATCGCCGTCGACCGTGACACGTTCGTGCGCACCCCGAAGCCCAGTCTCGGCTGGCTCGGCGAGGTGGCGCAGCGCAACGCGCTGTCGAGCGAGGGCTGA
- a CDS encoding family 78 glycoside hydrolase catalytic domain, whose product MSAGSDSHVIEATIDGGAPITAEITGHRFVAWPFEPLRSGARVTWRVRRAVAEGAWSKPAVFEAGLLDADWTAEWISPVEAADPGYGERPAHVLAGTFALPATIVSARLYATALGVYTATVNGSRVGGDELAPGSTSYDRTLYAQAHDVTALLQAGGNRLEFELSDGWYRGQVGAFRLPAGWGTTLGVRAELHVRLADGATQVIVTDGSWTSAPSRTTRADLMAGQTVDFTAAPGAPTAARVGAVVDAPAIAWSPAPPVRVLESRAPVAVAQVADGVTVVDFGQNASGWVRLTDLGAPGTRTVLEYGEYVDASGDLSTAHLDSERPEGRKAFVQRDEVVAGAPAEVFEPRHTVHGFQYARITRTGAPLDAASVTMQIVHSDLKRTGSFESSDEDLNRLHEIAEWSFRGNAVDVPTDCPTRERLAWTGDYQVFAPTATRLYDVLGFTRKWLQSVRDDQLDDGRIANFSPDGRRIKHRLDDQFAMMTGSSGWGDAIVAVPWEMYLAYGDRAVLEENYDAMVRWVEWALEKARTTRHHSRVQASPDPEPFEQYLWDGTFHWGEWTEPRERDAEGNRIDPIKHNPMAWFMADKGEVGTAYLHRSTAMLARIAEIIGLEPDATRYAETAERVADAWRHAYLKSDGTTVTDTQAAYVRALAFGLVPAELRAAALDRLVELIEASDTHLSTGFLATADLLPVLADGGRADVAYELLAQRTAPSWMYMVDRGATTIWEDWEGIDENGDAHESLNHYSKGAVIRFLHTHTLGLRQDADSIAWEKVTIAPLPAPGMTWARGAHDGPQGEIAVEWRIEGDSVRIAADIPAGTTARIVFPDGTVHAAGPGRFDQISALPASTPAVATR is encoded by the coding sequence GTGAGCGCCGGCTCCGACAGCCACGTCATCGAGGCAACTATCGACGGTGGCGCCCCGATCACCGCCGAGATCACCGGTCACCGTTTCGTGGCGTGGCCGTTCGAGCCGCTGCGCAGCGGCGCCCGCGTGACGTGGCGAGTGAGGCGAGCTGTCGCGGAGGGTGCATGGTCGAAGCCTGCCGTGTTCGAGGCGGGTCTTCTCGACGCCGATTGGACGGCCGAGTGGATCTCGCCGGTCGAAGCGGCTGATCCCGGATACGGCGAGCGTCCGGCGCATGTGCTCGCGGGGACGTTCGCCCTCCCTGCGACGATCGTGTCGGCGCGTCTGTACGCGACAGCGCTCGGCGTCTACACGGCGACGGTGAACGGATCGCGCGTGGGCGGCGATGAGCTCGCGCCCGGGTCGACGTCCTACGACCGGACGCTGTACGCCCAAGCGCACGACGTCACCGCACTCCTCCAAGCCGGAGGGAATCGACTCGAGTTCGAACTGTCGGACGGCTGGTACCGCGGCCAGGTCGGCGCCTTCCGGCTGCCCGCGGGCTGGGGAACCACGCTCGGGGTGCGGGCGGAGCTGCATGTGCGGCTTGCCGACGGCGCGACGCAGGTGATCGTCACCGACGGCAGCTGGACGAGCGCGCCGTCGAGGACGACCCGTGCCGACCTCATGGCAGGTCAGACTGTCGACTTCACCGCGGCGCCCGGCGCTCCGACCGCGGCGCGCGTCGGTGCCGTGGTCGATGCGCCGGCGATAGCCTGGTCGCCGGCTCCGCCCGTGCGCGTGCTCGAATCGCGCGCGCCCGTCGCTGTCGCCCAGGTCGCCGACGGCGTCACCGTGGTGGACTTCGGCCAGAACGCCTCCGGCTGGGTGCGGCTCACCGATCTCGGTGCTCCGGGGACCCGCACGGTGCTCGAGTACGGCGAGTACGTGGATGCCTCGGGCGACCTGTCGACGGCCCACCTCGACTCCGAGCGACCAGAGGGCCGCAAGGCCTTCGTTCAGCGCGACGAGGTCGTGGCGGGCGCTCCAGCTGAGGTGTTCGAGCCGCGCCACACGGTGCACGGCTTCCAGTACGCCCGCATCACCCGCACGGGCGCACCGCTGGACGCGGCATCCGTGACCATGCAGATCGTGCACAGCGACCTGAAGCGAACGGGGTCCTTCGAGAGCAGCGACGAGGACCTCAACCGCCTGCACGAGATCGCCGAGTGGAGCTTCCGCGGTAACGCAGTCGACGTGCCGACCGACTGCCCGACGCGCGAGCGTCTCGCGTGGACCGGCGACTACCAGGTGTTCGCGCCGACGGCGACGCGCCTGTACGACGTGCTCGGATTCACCCGCAAGTGGCTGCAGTCGGTGCGCGACGACCAGCTCGATGACGGACGCATCGCGAACTTCTCGCCCGACGGGCGCCGGATCAAGCACCGCCTCGACGACCAGTTCGCCATGATGACGGGGTCTTCGGGCTGGGGTGATGCGATCGTCGCGGTGCCGTGGGAGATGTATCTCGCGTACGGCGACCGCGCGGTGCTCGAGGAGAACTACGACGCCATGGTGCGCTGGGTGGAGTGGGCGCTCGAGAAAGCGCGCACGACGCGACACCACTCCCGCGTGCAGGCCTCTCCCGACCCCGAGCCGTTCGAGCAGTATCTGTGGGACGGCACTTTCCACTGGGGCGAATGGACAGAGCCCCGGGAGCGGGATGCCGAGGGCAACCGCATCGACCCCATCAAGCACAACCCGATGGCCTGGTTCATGGCGGACAAGGGCGAGGTCGGCACGGCCTACCTGCACCGCTCGACCGCGATGCTCGCCCGGATCGCCGAGATCATCGGGCTGGAGCCGGATGCGACGCGCTACGCCGAGACCGCCGAACGGGTCGCCGACGCCTGGCGCCACGCGTACCTCAAAAGCGACGGGACCACGGTGACTGACACTCAGGCCGCATACGTGCGTGCGCTCGCGTTCGGGCTCGTGCCCGCCGAGCTTCGCGCCGCCGCGCTCGACCGGCTCGTCGAGCTGATCGAGGCGAGCGACACGCACCTGTCCACCGGCTTCCTCGCGACGGCCGACCTGCTCCCTGTGCTCGCAGACGGCGGCCGCGCCGACGTCGCATACGAACTGCTCGCCCAGCGCACTGCGCCTTCATGGATGTACATGGTCGACCGCGGTGCGACAACGATCTGGGAGGACTGGGAGGGGATCGACGAGAACGGCGATGCCCACGAGTCGCTCAACCACTACAGCAAGGGCGCGGTGATCCGGTTCCTTCACACCCACACGCTCGGGCTCCGACAGGATGCCGACTCGATCGCGTGGGAGAAAGTCACGATCGCTCCGCTGCCTGCGCCCGGCATGACCTGGGCGCGGGGAGCGCATGACGGTCCGCAGGGCGAGATCGCCGTCGAGTGGCGCATCGAGGGCGACAGCGTCCGCATCGCCGCTGACATCCCCGCCGGCACCACCGCGCGCATCGTCTTCCCCGACGGCACCGTCCACGCCGCGGGTCCGGGCCGTTTCGACCAGATCAGCGCACTCCCGGCATCCACCCCCGCCGTCGCCACCCGGTGA
- a CDS encoding MFS transporter: MTNNLTERDEATARSGPGSEPQQPMSRSYILWLMLASFGASMAMMVPLSYGIAVRITELAPGHEEVLGYITGSAQLVYLVISPLIGIWSDRTRSRFGRRTPFLYLGTAIGLAGLVVIGLAPSLLIVGAGWVLGMTGWSIAGAALQTLQADKLPEAQRGKVSALTGLMTQIAPVLGIGVAYAVSSSTLLIFVVPGVIGALLLALFPLIKPEGSSKGLPDADHVTVKSVVTSYGFNVRKYPDFAWNWLGRFVFFVGLYFNTTFGTFFYAQRLDLPVREVAGIVATVGMIGVLAAATGALVGGFLSDKLQRRRLFVIIAALLFVAGAVAEATAWSLPQIIIGAVLMQLAIAVFATVDQAIVYAIIPERDQAGRYMAVIQFAQKIPSAVAPLIAGVVITIGAVGDVKNYTLLYLTGAVFALIGGLIILLKVKSVR; the protein is encoded by the coding sequence GTGACCAACAACCTCACGGAGCGGGACGAGGCGACTGCTCGCAGCGGACCAGGGTCCGAGCCCCAGCAGCCGATGAGCCGGAGCTACATCCTCTGGCTGATGCTCGCCAGCTTCGGCGCGTCCATGGCGATGATGGTCCCGCTGTCGTACGGCATCGCGGTGCGAATCACCGAGCTCGCCCCGGGCCACGAAGAGGTGCTGGGCTACATCACGGGCTCGGCGCAGCTCGTCTACCTCGTCATCAGCCCGCTCATCGGCATCTGGAGCGATCGCACCCGTTCGCGGTTCGGGCGGCGCACCCCGTTCCTCTACCTCGGCACGGCGATCGGCCTTGCCGGCCTCGTGGTGATCGGCCTCGCGCCGAGCCTCCTGATCGTCGGCGCCGGCTGGGTCCTGGGGATGACCGGCTGGTCGATCGCGGGCGCCGCGCTCCAGACGCTGCAGGCGGACAAGCTTCCCGAGGCCCAGCGAGGAAAGGTCTCCGCGCTCACCGGGCTGATGACCCAGATAGCTCCCGTGCTCGGCATCGGTGTCGCCTACGCAGTGTCTTCCAGCACGCTGCTGATCTTCGTCGTCCCCGGTGTCATCGGCGCGCTGCTGCTCGCCCTGTTCCCTCTCATCAAGCCCGAAGGCAGCTCGAAGGGCCTTCCTGACGCGGACCATGTCACCGTGAAGTCCGTCGTGACCAGCTACGGCTTCAACGTGCGCAAGTACCCCGATTTCGCCTGGAACTGGCTCGGCCGCTTCGTGTTCTTCGTCGGCCTGTACTTCAACACGACGTTCGGCACCTTCTTCTACGCGCAGCGCCTCGACCTGCCCGTGCGCGAGGTTGCGGGAATCGTCGCCACCGTCGGCATGATCGGCGTGCTCGCCGCTGCCACGGGCGCCCTCGTCGGCGGCTTCCTCTCCGACAAGCTTCAGCGCCGTCGCCTGTTCGTCATAATCGCCGCGCTGCTGTTCGTGGCCGGTGCCGTCGCCGAGGCGACCGCGTGGTCGCTGCCGCAGATCATCATCGGTGCCGTCCTGATGCAGTTGGCCATCGCGGTGTTCGCGACCGTCGACCAGGCGATCGTCTACGCGATCATCCCCGAGCGCGATCAGGCGGGCCGCTACATGGCGGTCATCCAGTTCGCGCAGAAGATCCCCAGCGCCGTCGCCCCGCTCATCGCGGGCGTCGTGATCACGATCGGCGCCGTCGGCGATGTGAAGAACTACACACTGCTCTACCTGACCGGCGCCGTCTTCGCCCTGATCGGTGGACTCATCATCTTGCTCAAGGTCAAGTCCGTCCGCTGA
- a CDS encoding TetR/AcrR family transcriptional regulator, whose amino-acid sequence MDGMDASATAPSSARPRRRGPYATTPARRAQIVRAALASIAEHGYERASLRDIAARADVTHAALLRHFTDKGELLVAALAQRDADDEEFARHIMESRVPAEQVLSAVLRNEFSHPEQGRNWLAITVAATNPEHPAHEFFVARRERMRSHLSSRRFGTDEDGEELSADDKVTMLAAMIDGLRIQALMDPDHDVLPLLEVFMRLIATPNVDQEPPA is encoded by the coding sequence ATGGACGGCATGGATGCCTCGGCGACGGCGCCCTCGAGCGCACGTCCTCGCAGGCGAGGCCCGTACGCGACGACACCGGCGCGGCGAGCGCAGATCGTGCGCGCGGCCCTCGCGAGCATCGCCGAGCACGGCTACGAGCGGGCCTCGCTCCGCGACATCGCCGCGCGCGCCGACGTCACGCATGCCGCACTGCTGCGTCACTTCACCGACAAGGGCGAACTCCTGGTCGCGGCACTCGCCCAGCGCGACGCCGACGACGAAGAGTTCGCGCGACACATCATGGAATCGCGCGTCCCCGCCGAGCAGGTGCTGTCCGCCGTGCTCAGGAACGAGTTCTCCCACCCCGAGCAGGGGCGCAACTGGCTGGCGATCACCGTCGCAGCAACCAACCCCGAGCATCCCGCCCACGAATTCTTCGTGGCGCGGCGCGAGCGGATGCGATCACACCTGTCGAGCCGACGCTTCGGGACGGACGAGGACGGCGAGGAACTCAGCGCCGACGACAAGGTCACGATGCTGGCGGCGATGATCGACGGCCTCCGCATCCAGGCCCTGATGGATCCCGATCACGACGTGCTGCCGCTGCTCGAGGTCTTCATGCGATTGATCGCAACACCGAACGTTGATCAGGAGCCACCTGCGTGA
- a CDS encoding GNAT family N-acetyltransferase, translating into MPTITIEPATSDRFEDVEHAFEGGGDGRSCQCQWFTLTNAEWNRTNQAERRDLFEQEMVAGPPPGFVAYVDGEAAGWVRVGPRTVHRRIARTRSIAAATAEPFDDESVWTVSCFVVRKEHRNQGLNARLLDAAVDHARKSGARIIEAYPVDGSAGTHRVNDLYHGLLSTFENAGFREVARHKPDRPIVTLDLA; encoded by the coding sequence ATGCCGACGATCACGATCGAGCCCGCGACATCCGATCGCTTCGAAGACGTGGAGCACGCCTTCGAAGGCGGCGGTGACGGGCGCAGCTGCCAGTGCCAGTGGTTCACGCTGACGAATGCGGAGTGGAACCGCACGAACCAGGCGGAGCGGCGCGACCTCTTCGAGCAGGAGATGGTCGCCGGGCCTCCACCCGGCTTCGTCGCGTACGTCGACGGCGAGGCAGCGGGATGGGTTCGCGTCGGCCCCCGCACCGTGCACCGGCGCATCGCCCGGACCAGATCGATCGCCGCCGCGACGGCGGAGCCCTTCGACGACGAATCGGTGTGGACGGTGAGCTGCTTCGTCGTGCGCAAGGAGCACCGCAATCAAGGACTCAACGCCAGACTGCTCGACGCCGCCGTCGACCACGCCCGCAAGAGCGGCGCGCGCATCATCGAGGCCTACCCCGTCGACGGCAGCGCCGGCACGCACCGGGTCAACGACCTCTATCACGGCCTGCTCAGCACATTCGAGAACGCGGGCTTCCGCGAGGTGGCGAGGCACAAGCCCGACCGCCCGATCGTCACGCTCGACCTGGCCTGA
- a CDS encoding lysoplasmalogenase codes for MSSLPRAGWWWGFTPYAVIAVLHIGALAVGADGVAGVTKLCLMPLLAIGVLWAGRGSHWGTPYTLLFLALAFSWLGDGAATFFPAAPELPTMLACFGLTHLCYIWLFWRVLAVRPLPAWSAVYGLWWILLLFVLWPQLGALLIPVALYGLVLGGTAAAASRCHPLIAWGGAFFLASDTILAFRLFTPDAMPGWTSPLVMLTYCLGQGLIAIGVVVADRLGTARPQRTNAESV; via the coding sequence GTGTCTTCCCTGCCTCGCGCGGGATGGTGGTGGGGCTTCACCCCGTACGCCGTCATCGCCGTCCTTCACATCGGGGCGCTCGCGGTCGGTGCCGATGGCGTCGCCGGGGTCACCAAGCTCTGCCTGATGCCCCTTCTCGCGATCGGCGTGCTCTGGGCTGGGCGGGGGTCGCACTGGGGCACGCCCTACACGCTGCTCTTCCTCGCACTGGCCTTCTCCTGGCTCGGCGACGGCGCGGCGACGTTCTTCCCGGCCGCGCCGGAACTACCGACGATGCTCGCGTGCTTCGGGCTCACCCACCTCTGCTACATCTGGCTCTTCTGGCGGGTCCTCGCTGTGCGGCCGCTCCCCGCGTGGTCGGCGGTGTACGGGCTCTGGTGGATCCTTCTCCTCTTCGTCCTCTGGCCGCAGCTCGGCGCGCTTCTGATCCCGGTCGCGCTCTACGGCCTCGTGCTCGGTGGAACGGCGGCCGCGGCATCCCGTTGCCATCCGCTGATCGCATGGGGTGGCGCGTTCTTTCTCGCCTCGGACACGATCCTCGCCTTCCGTCTCTTCACTCCTGACGCGATGCCCGGCTGGACGAGCCCTCTCGTGATGCTCACCTACTGCCTCGGGCAGGGGCTCATCGCGATCGGTGTCGTCGTGGCCGACCGACTCGGCACCGCGAGGCCGCAGCGCACGAATGCGGAGTCGGTATGA
- a CDS encoding RNA-binding S4 domain-containing protein encodes MSGASARVDAWLWAVRVYKTRSAATTACRAGHVRVNGDRAKAAQPVRPGDELRVRISGFDRILVVKQPITKRVGAAVAAEAVEDKTPPPPPRELTAFVPMRDRGAGRPTKRERRDIDRLRGRE; translated from the coding sequence ATGAGCGGGGCATCGGCGCGCGTGGACGCGTGGCTCTGGGCGGTACGGGTCTATAAGACGCGGTCCGCCGCGACGACGGCCTGCCGTGCGGGCCACGTGCGCGTCAACGGCGACCGGGCGAAAGCCGCTCAGCCTGTCCGGCCGGGGGACGAACTGCGCGTCCGCATCTCGGGCTTCGACCGGATCCTCGTCGTGAAGCAGCCGATCACGAAGCGGGTGGGCGCCGCCGTCGCAGCCGAGGCGGTGGAGGACAAGACGCCCCCGCCGCCACCACGAGAGCTGACGGCATTCGTCCCGATGCGGGACCGCGGTGCGGGCCGGCCGACCAAGCGGGAACGGCGCGACATCGATCGACTTCGCGGACGGGAGTGA
- a CDS encoding NUDIX domain-containing protein gives MTIEPPAPGEPRRPTGPRDPGDAWVVAPDGTRYWGRFGAAGLLAVDADRGVLLQHRVTWSHFGDTWALPGGARHENESACDGALREAAEEAGVPDASIRPRLLSVLDLGYWSYTTLVGDVVTPFEPLISDPESHELAWVPEGQVAERPLHPGFADSWARLEPLLEVRPAVVVDAANVFGSVPDGWWRDRAGAAERLLSRIVGLTVSGIAAEAIDLPEHTWFPEWSVIVEGHARDVVSTSADPAGAVSVVRAEASGDDAIVAETRRLVDGGRRVTVVTSDRELAERVTNAGASVRGTRWLLDLLDLHEQSNA, from the coding sequence GTGACCATCGAGCCGCCCGCACCCGGTGAGCCGCGCCGCCCTACGGGTCCGCGCGACCCGGGCGACGCGTGGGTCGTGGCTCCGGATGGAACGCGCTACTGGGGCCGCTTCGGCGCCGCCGGGCTTCTCGCCGTGGACGCCGACCGCGGCGTGCTGCTGCAGCACCGTGTCACCTGGAGCCATTTCGGCGACACGTGGGCGCTGCCCGGCGGCGCCCGGCACGAGAACGAGTCGGCGTGCGACGGCGCGCTCCGCGAGGCCGCCGAAGAGGCGGGTGTCCCGGATGCCTCGATCCGACCGCGTCTGCTGAGCGTGCTGGATCTCGGCTACTGGAGCTACACGACCCTCGTGGGCGACGTCGTGACGCCGTTCGAGCCACTGATCTCCGACCCCGAGAGCCACGAGCTCGCGTGGGTCCCCGAGGGACAGGTCGCCGAGCGTCCCCTCCATCCGGGCTTCGCCGATTCGTGGGCCCGGCTCGAACCGCTCCTCGAGGTGCGTCCGGCCGTCGTGGTCGACGCAGCGAACGTGTTCGGCTCCGTCCCGGACGGCTGGTGGCGCGACCGGGCCGGGGCCGCCGAGCGACTGCTGTCCCGGATCGTCGGGCTCACCGTGTCGGGGATCGCCGCTGAGGCGATCGACCTTCCCGAGCACACCTGGTTCCCCGAGTGGTCGGTGATCGTGGAAGGACATGCGCGCGATGTCGTATCCACGTCGGCCGATCCCGCGGGTGCCGTCTCGGTCGTCCGTGCCGAAGCATCCGGAGACGATGCGATCGTCGCCGAGACCCGTCGCCTCGTCGACGGGGGAAGGCGTGTGACCGTCGTCACAAGCGATCGCGAGCTGGCGGAACGGGTGACGAATGCCGGGGCATCCGTCCGCGGCACGCGCTGGCTGCTCGATCTGCTCGACCTTCACGAGCAGTCGAACGCCTGA
- the der gene encoding ribosome biogenesis GTPase Der yields the protein MGAEDDEYEGGPDQLAERLADIDEDLAEQRAETLRASLSDYELDDEDAELLAGVTLGEDGIEYLPALPVVAIVGRPNVGKSALVNRILGRREAVVEDTPGVTRDRVTYKAEWLGRRFTIVDTGGWEPDARGIDRSVAAQAEVAIDLSDVVLFVVDAMVGATSTDEHVVRLLRKSGKPVFLVANKIDDARQEPEAAALWNLGLDQPWPVSAIHGRGVADLLDEIMKVLPETSAVAKQEIGGPRRVAILGRPNVGKSSLLNKAAGEERVVVNELAGTTRDPVDEIVELGGKLWRFVDTAGIRRRVHLSQGADFYASLRTSAALEKAEVAVVVLDVSETLSEQDIRIIDLVLESGRALVLAFNKWDRLNDDDMENIDRRRYLEREIEQDLAHVSWAPRVNISARTGRHLDKLVPALETALTSWDQRIPTGKFNAFLAELVAEHPHPVRGGKQPRILFGTQAATRPPTFVLFTTGFLDQGYRRFIQRRLREIFGFEGSPIVINMRVRERRQR from the coding sequence ATGGGTGCTGAAGACGACGAGTACGAAGGCGGGCCGGACCAGCTGGCGGAGCGCCTCGCCGACATCGACGAGGACCTCGCCGAGCAGCGGGCCGAAACCCTGCGCGCGTCGCTCTCGGACTACGAACTCGACGACGAGGATGCCGAGCTTCTCGCCGGCGTCACGCTGGGCGAGGACGGCATCGAGTACCTGCCGGCCCTTCCCGTGGTCGCGATCGTCGGCCGCCCGAACGTGGGCAAGTCTGCCCTCGTGAACCGCATCCTCGGCCGACGCGAGGCCGTCGTGGAGGACACGCCGGGCGTCACGCGCGACCGCGTGACGTACAAGGCGGAATGGCTCGGCCGCCGCTTCACGATCGTCGACACCGGCGGATGGGAGCCCGACGCCCGCGGCATCGACCGCTCCGTCGCGGCGCAGGCCGAGGTCGCGATCGACCTGTCGGACGTCGTGCTCTTCGTCGTCGACGCGATGGTCGGCGCCACCTCGACCGACGAGCACGTTGTGCGACTGCTCCGCAAGAGCGGCAAGCCCGTCTTCCTCGTCGCCAACAAGATCGACGACGCCCGCCAGGAGCCAGAGGCAGCCGCCCTGTGGAACCTCGGCCTCGATCAGCCGTGGCCCGTCTCGGCGATCCACGGGCGCGGTGTCGCCGACCTTCTCGACGAGATCATGAAGGTGCTCCCCGAGACGTCGGCCGTCGCGAAGCAGGAGATCGGCGGCCCCCGCCGGGTCGCCATCCTCGGTCGACCCAACGTCGGCAAGTCCTCGCTCCTCAACAAGGCGGCGGGGGAGGAGCGCGTCGTCGTCAACGAGCTCGCCGGCACGACGCGCGACCCGGTCGACGAGATCGTCGAGCTCGGCGGCAAGCTGTGGCGCTTCGTCGACACCGCCGGCATCCGTCGTCGCGTGCATCTCTCGCAAGGCGCCGACTTCTACGCGTCCCTCCGCACCTCCGCGGCGCTCGAGAAGGCCGAAGTGGCCGTCGTCGTCCTCGACGTCAGCGAGACGCTCAGTGAGCAGGACATCCGCATCATCGACCTGGTGCTCGAGTCGGGCCGCGCTCTGGTGCTCGCGTTCAACAAGTGGGACCGCCTGAACGACGACGACATGGAGAACATCGATCGCCGTCGCTACCTCGAGCGCGAGATCGAGCAGGACCTCGCACACGTCTCGTGGGCTCCGCGCGTCAACATCTCGGCTCGGACCGGCCGACATCTCGACAAGCTCGTACCGGCGCTCGAGACCGCCCTCACCTCATGGGATCAGCGCATCCCGACGGGCAAGTTCAACGCGTTCCTGGCGGAGCTCGTCGCGGAGCACCCGCACCCCGTCCGCGGGGGCAAGCAGCCGCGCATCCTGTTCGGCACGCAGGCCGCAACCCGTCCGCCCACCTTCGTCCTGTTCACGACGGGCTTCCTCGATCAGGGCTACCGCCGGTTCATCCAGCGCCGCCTCCGCGAGATCTTCGGCTTCGAGGGCTCGCCGATCGTGATCAACATGCGGGTGCGCGAGCGCAGGCAGCGCTGA